Proteins co-encoded in one Lucilia cuprina isolate Lc7/37 chromosome X, ASM2204524v1, whole genome shotgun sequence genomic window:
- the LOC124419938 gene encoding glutamate receptor ionotropic, kainate 2-like: protein MTINYARESVIDFTKPFMNLGIGILFKVPTSQPTRLFSFMNPLAMEIWLYVLAAYILVSFTLFVMARFSPYEWNSPHPCLKDSDIVENQFSVSNSFWFITGTFLRQGSGLNPKGSSSLKIITNDSQFPIASIQRYIFPDLSL, encoded by the exons ATGACGATAAACTACGCTCGAGAAAGTGTTATAGACTTTACGAAACCTTTTATGAACCTAGGAATCGGTATATTATTTAAG GTACCTACCAGCCAGCCTACACGTCTATTCTCATTTATGAACCCGTTGGCTATGGAAATATGGTTATATGTTTTAGCTGCttatattttagtttcatttacATTATTTGTGATGGCTCGCTTTTCACCATACGAATGGAATAGCCCTCACCCATGCCTAAAAGATTCAGATATTGTAGAAAATCAATTTTCAGTATCGAACAGTTTTTGGTTTATAACCGGTACATTTTTACGCCAGGGTTCCGGACTAAATCCCAAG GGATCAAGTTCgctgaaaatcataacaaatgATTCACAATTTCccatagcctccatacaaagGTATATATTCCCGGACTTAAGCTTATAG